A section of the Ranitomeya imitator isolate aRanImi1 chromosome 7, aRanImi1.pri, whole genome shotgun sequence genome encodes:
- the FOXL3 gene encoding forkhead box L3 has translation MFDHTQYPYNCFNYDGDEYPTCSSDEEKKCTRPAYSYIALIAMAIQQSPDSKVTLSGIYDFIMKKFPYYRSNQRAWQNSIRHNLSLNSCFIKVPRTEGNDKGKGNYWSFASGCESMLDLFENGNYKRRRRRRNMKKSQKDRKQNLSKNQHNGEFALIGSSEQMVNGQENRTEPRSRQVDSNIMFSSNISTRQSQSGSGLGKTEEIKFSIDYILSSPDPLPVLRPHHNILDNKYHILDSQSRNLHLWSL, from the exons ATGTTCGACCACACTCAGTACCCATATAATTGCTTTAACTATGACGGAGATGAGTATCCAACCTGCAGCTCCGACGAGGAAAAGAAGTGCACCCGACCGGCCTATAG CTACATCGCGCTGATTGCTATGGCCATCCAACAAAGTCCCGACAGCAAAGTCACCCTATCGGGTATATACGATTTTATCATGAAGAAGTTCCCGTACTACAGATCCAACCAAAGAGCCTGGCAGAACTCCATAAGACACAACCTGTCTCTCAACAGCTGCTTTATTAAG GTTCCAAGAACAGAAGGGAATGACAAGGGAAAGGGAAACTATTGGTCTTTTGCCTCGGGATGCGAGTCGATGCTTGACCTTTTTGAAAACGGGAATTATAAACGGAGAAGGAGGAGACGAAATATGAAAAAATCCCAAAAAGACAGAAAACAAAACTTGTCCAAAAACCAACATAATGGAGAATTTGCCTTAATTGGATCTTCAGAACAAATGGTAAATGGGCAAGAAAATAGAACTGAACCGAGAAGTAGACAGGTGGACTCCAACATCATGTTCTCCAGCAACATCTCCACCAGACAGAGTCAATCAGGCTCAGGTCTTGGAAAAACAGAAGAGATCAAATTTAGTATTGATTATATTTTATCATCACCAGACCCTTTACCGGTTCTGAGACCCCATCATAATATTCTTGACAATAAATACCATATTTTGGACTCGCAGTCAAGGAACCTCCATCTCTGGAGTCTTTGA